The stretch of DNA GGCCTGGATCTGGAAATGCCCGGGCCGGCCACCTACCTTGGCGCCCGCTTTGCCGAGGCCGTAGCTTCAGGCACGGTGGCACCGGAGCGTTTGGGTGACGCTGTGGAACGAGTCACCCGGCTCGCGGACCGGACGGGTCGCCGCACTGGCGCTTCCGTACCTGCACCCGCGCACCTGCGCAGCCAGGAGGAACAGCTAAAGGTGCTCCGCGAGGCCGCCGGCCAGTCGTTCGTGTTGCTCGAAAACAAGGACGCCATCCTGCCGTTGGACCTGTCCCGGGTGAAGACGCTGGCAGTGGTGGGACCCAATGCGGACAAGCCGTGCTTCCAAGGCGGAACCTTCGCCACAGTGCGTCCCGAAGGCCAGGTGGTCACGCCCCTGGACGCCATCCGCGAGGCAGCAGGTCCCGGCGTCGAGGTTCTTTACGAGCCCGGGGCCGCCCCGGCGTCTGCTTTGTCCCTGACGGAACTCGGAAGTACGGCGCCGGACGGAACGCCGGGCGTTCTTCTGGAAGTCCTGCCGGCCGGTGACATTGACGACGTTGTGTACCGCGAGATCCGTAAGTCTTCGGCTTTCGTATGGTTTGGTCCGGTCCCGGGCCTGGGCGCGGGCGTTCCGGGCCGGGCACGCATTACGGCTCGTGTAAACCTCCCCGCCGCTGCCCGCTGGATGGTGGGTGCCGGCGGGACCGGCGTCAGTTCACTCCGGGTTGATGGCCAAGAGGTGTTGGTGGTTCCTCCGCCCGCGCCCGATGACGTCATGGGAGTGGTTGCGCGCGCAGACACCCAGGAGATTCCCGTGGATCTGCCTGCAGGGACGGTGGAACTGGTGATCGACATGGCGTTCCGGCCCGGACGCGTGCAGGCGATCACGGCAGTGGCCACACCGGCACAGGTCACCGATCCGTTGTCTGCCGCGGTTGATCTCGCGGCGCGGGCAGACGCCGTGGTGGTGGTCATTGGCGATCAGCAAGGGTCATCCCGTGAAAGTGCGGACCGCACGACGGCGGCACTTGACCCCGCGGGCGACCGGCTGGTTGACGCCGTTGCCGGGGTGGCGGCCAACACCATTGTGGTGGTCAACGCCTCCCGTGCAGTGCTCCTGCCGTGGGCGGACAAGGTCAAGGCAGTGCTGATGGCGTGGTTCCCCGGGCAGGAATTCGGTCCGGCATTGGCTGGAGTGCTGACCGGCAGTACCGCTCCTGCCGGCAGGCTGCCGGTGTCCTTCCCCCGCTGTGATGAAGATATTCCCGGCTGGGGATCCGGGTTGGATGAAAACCTCACGCTGGACTACGCAGCCAGCGAACCTATGGGTTACCGGCACTTCCAAACCGAGGAACTGCAACCGCGCTACCCCTTTGGATACGGGCTTGGATACACCTCATTTGAGCTGGACGATGCCGTTGCTTCTGCCGGTTCCTCCGGTGCCCGACAGGAGGATGGCGCTCATGGTGTCTCGGTGAGGGCAACGGTCACCAATACCGGCGGCTCCGGCGGCCGCGACGTTGTCCAGGCATACCTTAGGGCGCCGCATGAAACGGACTTCAGGTTAGCCGGTTTCGAGGGCATCCATCTCGCCGCGGGCGAGAGCCGTGAGGTGGACATCGCCCTCGAGCCCCTCTGCTTCAGGCGCTGGGATTCCGTGGCTTCAGCCTGGGTTGTCCCGTCCGGAGAATGGGAAATCCGGACATCCCGGAACGCTGGGGATAGGGGAAAACTCTGTAGGATCCCCTTGTGACACTTCCGGACACTAAGTCCCGCGAGCCCAAGCAGGCCAGGAGCCGCCAATCGTTTGAAAAAACGGTTGAGGCGGCCCTGGCCCTGCTCGAGGAACGGGGAAACGACGAATTCACCCTGGCCGAAGTCAGCGCGCATGCCGGAGTGTCCATCGGTTCCATATACGCCCGCTTTCAAGGCAAAGACGAGCTCATCCGGGTTGCCCACGGCCGCAAGATGGACGACATCGACGCTGCTTCAGGCCATCTTTTCGAGGCCTTGCGGCTGGCCCCTCAGGCACCGTTGAAGAGCTATGCCCAGGAAGCGGTGAACCTAACCATCGAGATTCTCCGCCGGTACGCGGATATCCTTCGTCCCTTCATGTTGCGGGCCACCCACGACGAGACGATCTCAAAGCGGGGCGCGGCTTCGCACGCAAAGTTGGCGGCGCGCTTCGCCGGCGTCCTGCGGGCCTGGCCCGGCGGCTACCTCGGGCAGTCGGATATCGACTGGAGCTTCAACGTTGCCTACAGCGTGGTGGCACGCCGTCTGGGCCTTGGCAGCACTACTGAAGGCAGCGGTGACCTGGAATGGCCCGACATCGCTGAAAAACTCTCAGGAATGGTGGCTTCCTACCTCTTGGCCGAGCTGGATGGGTCCAACCGCGAGAGTGCTGGCCCCTAACGGCGCATCCTGTGCGCAGCTTTTGATCCGGCTGGCATAACTATTGTGAATACCGGCCATCAGGAACCTCGTCTTCCCGGCCTTCCGCGGCATCGGCATAGTGGAATCAAATACGCATTCTCCTTGAGCGATAGGAATTCCACGTGCACGTTCGCGTCAGCCCCGGTTCAGTTGCCCTTGACGAGCCCGATGATTGCTCCAGCTTCAAGGTGCTCTTGTCCGAGGAGGCAAGGGAGGACCTGCCGGGCCTACTGGCGTCCGCGTCAGCCGGGAAACTCGACCATGACGACGTCATGGTTTCGGTGGATTGGATCAAAGGGGAATGCGCCGGGAGGATCGGCATGGGGTGGAACTATCGCTTTGCCAACATGCTTGTCTACGCCGCCGGCAAAGGCTGGCTCAGCCAAGACGGCACCCACGTCAGGGCGCATGTGGAGGCGCTATAACTCCCGTAAACGTCAGAAGCCCCGATACACCTTGCATCGGGGCTTCTGACGTTTACCGGTGTG from Pseudarthrobacter chlorophenolicus A6 encodes:
- a CDS encoding TetR/AcrR family transcriptional regulator, encoding MTLPDTKSREPKQARSRQSFEKTVEAALALLEERGNDEFTLAEVSAHAGVSIGSIYARFQGKDELIRVAHGRKMDDIDAASGHLFEALRLAPQAPLKSYAQEAVNLTIEILRRYADILRPFMLRATHDETISKRGAASHAKLAARFAGVLRAWPGGYLGQSDIDWSFNVAYSVVARRLGLGSTTEGSGDLEWPDIAEKLSGMVASYLLAELDGSNRESAGP
- a CDS encoding beta-glucosidase; amino-acid sequence: MTTTSEHADPAPARTEIAGAELTGGLNGWSTTASAAAGVDEMVLLDGPLGIVSKAMDERDTSLIMPSGTALGATWNPGLVRNIGQVIGQQGVERGVSAILGPNLNMPRSPLTGRGFEMFSEDPYLTGTLGAAWVEGLQSQGVGSCTKHVVANDTETERRRMNSSVEQATLRETYLLPFEVTVRAANPWMLMMAYNRVNGTHCSQNAGLISVLKDEWHYDGVVVSDWYGVDDTVAAANAGLDLEMPGPATYLGARFAEAVASGTVAPERLGDAVERVTRLADRTGRRTGASVPAPAHLRSQEEQLKVLREAAGQSFVLLENKDAILPLDLSRVKTLAVVGPNADKPCFQGGTFATVRPEGQVVTPLDAIREAAGPGVEVLYEPGAAPASALSLTELGSTAPDGTPGVLLEVLPAGDIDDVVYREIRKSSAFVWFGPVPGLGAGVPGRARITARVNLPAAARWMVGAGGTGVSSLRVDGQEVLVVPPPAPDDVMGVVARADTQEIPVDLPAGTVELVIDMAFRPGRVQAITAVATPAQVTDPLSAAVDLAARADAVVVVIGDQQGSSRESADRTTAALDPAGDRLVDAVAGVAANTIVVVNASRAVLLPWADKVKAVLMAWFPGQEFGPALAGVLTGSTAPAGRLPVSFPRCDEDIPGWGSGLDENLTLDYAASEPMGYRHFQTEELQPRYPFGYGLGYTSFELDDAVASAGSSGARQEDGAHGVSVRATVTNTGGSGGRDVVQAYLRAPHETDFRLAGFEGIHLAAGESREVDIALEPLCFRRWDSVASAWVVPSGEWEIRTSRNAGDRGKLCRIPL